Proteins from a genomic interval of Haloferax marinisediminis:
- a CDS encoding NAD(P)/FAD-dependent oxidoreductase: protein MAYDYIVVGGGVYGAGTAWELASRGEDVLLLEAEEIASGASGGLGKRGVRANGRDLRELPLMNLAYDLWPTLSDRIGAETGYERTGHLRLFERETGGLQGGFASAQARANVQNEFGVETEVLTGDAVRELEPELSDDVVGALYCPNDGVADQTATTRGLAAAAAELGATIREHTPVRGVERDGDRVTALVTDEERFEVEKAVLLLSNAHVPKLVESELGITLPVWETFPQVSATEPMDEAPVNHLIGHDHRRLALKVLSDNRVMISGGWRGEWDDDTNQAITIDERVQGNAAEARAVFPVLEDVQLETADASRRETATVDHIPIIDTLPGATNMIIGTGWTGHGFAISLAVNQLLATWAIEGERPRRLAPFSTDRFSKTGLPGL, encoded by the coding sequence ATGGCATATGATTACATAGTTGTCGGTGGTGGGGTGTACGGTGCAGGGACTGCGTGGGAACTCGCATCACGTGGTGAAGATGTCTTGCTTTTGGAGGCTGAAGAAATCGCGAGTGGCGCCTCTGGTGGTCTCGGAAAACGCGGCGTGAGGGCCAACGGCCGCGACCTTCGGGAACTTCCGTTGATGAACTTGGCGTACGACCTGTGGCCAACGCTTTCGGACAGAATTGGTGCGGAAACGGGATACGAACGGACGGGACATCTGCGCCTGTTCGAACGCGAGACTGGCGGTCTCCAAGGCGGCTTTGCCAGTGCACAGGCACGGGCAAACGTTCAAAACGAGTTTGGAGTCGAGACAGAGGTCCTGACAGGAGACGCTGTTAGAGAACTTGAACCCGAACTTAGTGACGATGTCGTTGGCGCACTGTACTGCCCGAACGATGGCGTTGCTGACCAGACCGCAACCACTCGGGGGCTGGCCGCTGCCGCCGCAGAACTCGGTGCAACCATCCGAGAACACACTCCTGTCCGTGGAGTGGAACGCGATGGCGACCGAGTGACTGCACTCGTGACTGACGAAGAACGCTTCGAGGTCGAGAAAGCGGTACTCCTTCTTTCGAATGCACACGTTCCCAAACTCGTCGAATCCGAACTGGGTATCACCCTTCCCGTCTGGGAGACGTTCCCGCAAGTGAGCGCGACCGAACCGATGGATGAGGCTCCTGTGAATCATCTCATCGGGCACGACCATCGGCGGTTGGCACTCAAAGTACTCTCTGATAACCGAGTGATGATCTCTGGTGGGTGGCGAGGAGAGTGGGACGACGACACCAATCAAGCAATCACCATCGACGAGCGTGTTCAGGGGAATGCAGCTGAGGCACGTGCGGTGTTTCCTGTGCTGGAGGACGTACAACTCGAAACTGCGGATGCAAGCAGGCGAGAAACCGCCACTGTCGATCACATCCCGATTATCGATACGCTCCCTGGTGCGACTAACATGATAATCGGTACTGGATGGACTGGCCACGGGTTTGCGATTTCCCTCGCTGTCAACCAACTGCTCGCAACGTGGGCGATCGAAGGTGAACGGCCGAGGCGTCTTGCACCGTTCAGCACCGACCGATTTTCAAAAACAGGTTTGCCCGGACTCTGA
- a CDS encoding ABC transporter permease, translated as MSMKRYFVVRTIQTGVLLLLILTFLFLLFRLIPGSISDQLVFQGASPEAVAAFEEQWGLNDPLHIQYWHYLVNMAQLDPGTSLHYRKPVLEYVKYKMFNTFILVAPGVTAGYLLGTSLGTMMGIKRDSILEKYGIFPIVGVGTTPSFFLAIIGVIIFAGWLNLVPTSGMIAPQVAVELGEDAPWWKIYTTGNFLWHYILPFGVIAIKYMYEPLLIMRTSVVEVAGQDFLKYHKLTGLPRNRWVRHLGKHAIIPIITFYPISLGRAISGLVLIEIVFNWPGIGNALVEAVLQQDYPVIQFVFFLTAAFVIIGNYVVDIVYGMIDPRISIAD; from the coding sequence ATGAGCATGAAGCGCTACTTCGTCGTGAGAACCATCCAAACGGGTGTGCTTCTGCTGCTCATACTGACGTTCCTCTTCTTGCTCTTCCGGCTTATCCCCGGAAGTATCTCCGACCAACTGGTCTTCCAGGGGGCGAGTCCAGAAGCGGTCGCCGCATTCGAAGAGCAGTGGGGGCTGAACGACCCACTCCACATTCAGTACTGGCACTACCTCGTGAACATGGCCCAGCTCGACCCGGGCACGTCGCTTCACTACCGGAAACCGGTTTTGGAGTACGTCAAATACAAGATGTTCAACACGTTCATCCTCGTGGCTCCCGGCGTAACTGCCGGGTACCTACTCGGGACCTCGCTCGGGACCATGATGGGCATCAAACGTGATTCCATCTTGGAGAAATACGGCATCTTCCCAATTGTCGGGGTTGGGACGACTCCGTCGTTCTTCCTCGCGATTATTGGGGTCATCATCTTTGCAGGGTGGTTGAACCTCGTGCCCACGTCGGGAATGATAGCACCACAGGTTGCGGTCGAACTCGGAGAAGACGCCCCGTGGTGGAAGATATACACGACGGGCAACTTCCTCTGGCACTACATCCTGCCGTTCGGTGTCATCGCGATTAAATACATGTACGAACCGCTCCTCATCATGCGGACGAGCGTCGTGGAGGTCGCCGGACAGGACTTCCTCAAGTACCACAAGCTCACCGGCCTCCCGAGGAACCGGTGGGTTCGCCACCTGGGTAAGCACGCGATTATCCCCATCATCACGTTCTACCCAATCTCGCTTGGGCGGGCAATCAGTGGACTCGTCCTCATCGAAATCGTGTTCAACTGGCCGGGAATCGGAAATGCGCTCGTCGAGGCAGTGTTGCAACAGGATTACCCTGTCATCCAGTTCGTGTTCTTCCTCACGGCAGCGTTCGTCATCATCGGGAACTACGTCGTTGACATCGTCTATGGCATGATAGACCCCAGAATCAGTATCGCAGACTGA
- a CDS encoding ABC transporter permease: protein MDDRPAKLAMGYLSFMLVIAIVGPYIAPYPYDEILFNDAGQILRAQPPSLMHPLGTTSTGQDVLSRIIYGVRPTMITGLLGGLIIVSLGGLVGITAGYLGGQTDNALMRITDFIYGIPLIPFAIVLVGVFGIDFFVTIFIIGAVLWRGSARVLRSKVLQIKQRPYILMTKASGASTPYIIFKHIVPNVGSMVILFFAMGIGYAIIAQAGLAFVGVSDPFIPSWGIMIRNAYRSGLVADAWWWSLPPGVLISTTVLSAIMLGRRFEVLSGQTDDAMLEMG, encoded by the coding sequence ATGGACGATCGGCCAGCAAAACTGGCTATGGGGTATCTATCGTTCATGTTGGTTATCGCCATCGTCGGCCCCTATATCGCACCGTACCCGTACGACGAGATTCTCTTCAACGATGCTGGCCAGATTCTCCGTGCCCAGCCACCGTCACTTATGCATCCGCTCGGGACGACTTCCACGGGGCAAGACGTCCTCTCTCGGATAATCTACGGCGTTCGCCCAACGATGATAACCGGGCTCCTCGGTGGGTTGATAATCGTTTCACTCGGGGGGTTAGTCGGCATCACTGCAGGCTACCTCGGCGGACAAACCGACAACGCACTCATGCGAATCACCGATTTCATCTACGGCATCCCACTGATTCCATTCGCCATCGTTCTCGTTGGAGTGTTCGGAATCGACTTCTTCGTCACGATATTCATCATCGGAGCGGTTCTGTGGCGGGGAAGTGCCCGTGTCCTTCGCTCGAAGGTCTTGCAGATAAAGCAACGACCGTACATTCTCATGACGAAGGCGAGTGGTGCCAGCACACCGTACATCATCTTCAAGCACATCGTTCCGAACGTCGGGTCGATGGTTATCCTCTTCTTCGCGATGGGGATTGGATACGCGATTATCGCACAGGCTGGCTTGGCCTTCGTCGGTGTTTCGGACCCGTTCATCCCCTCCTGGGGAATCATGATTCGGAACGCGTACCGGTCGGGGTTAGTCGCTGACGCGTGGTGGTGGTCACTTCCGCCAGGAGTGTTGATTTCTACGACCGTGTTGTCGGCAATCATGCTGGGGCGACGATTCGAAGTGCTGTCTGGACAGACTGACGACGCCATGCTGGAGATGGGATAA
- a CDS encoding TrmB family transcriptional regulator: MDRETLAQALEYADLTSYQADAYLTLLTMGASPAIEVGRESSVPVSQIYDVLRSLESKGYVETIEREKLYVRPCDPDTAMADLETRGELLHDAAEEVRERYQTPKRMDARVGVTKRVETAVESAQNLIDEAETVVEVAGTFEQLESLSSALRAARERGVVVRASVYLDDGQEPDEEFDPNGVISELRACTIPGPFLVVIDRHRTCFAPNTRSDEDYGVLVYDRILPFVFHWYYLTCLWNHYPTVYVDERDRFTYVTIEELIRDCLPLWDEGYNLGVVVEGIDLSTDTEVTVEGTVTDVSFHEDYRRWSRVTLSDLASYKSIALDTDDGIVVVGGWGAVFEDIEMRTVSLVDIDLGETLQTM; this comes from the coding sequence ATGGACCGCGAGACGCTCGCACAGGCATTAGAGTACGCAGACCTCACGTCGTACCAAGCCGACGCCTACCTCACGCTCTTGACGATGGGCGCTTCACCCGCCATCGAGGTGGGTCGCGAAAGTTCTGTTCCCGTCTCGCAAATCTACGACGTCCTCCGAAGTTTGGAGTCGAAGGGGTACGTCGAAACGATCGAACGGGAGAAACTCTACGTCCGACCGTGTGACCCTGACACCGCGATGGCAGACCTGGAAACACGGGGCGAACTCCTTCACGACGCCGCCGAAGAAGTTCGCGAACGGTATCAGACGCCGAAACGGATGGATGCACGAGTTGGCGTCACGAAACGTGTCGAGACAGCGGTCGAAAGCGCACAGAACCTCATCGACGAAGCCGAGACGGTCGTCGAAGTTGCTGGGACGTTCGAACAACTGGAATCACTCTCGTCTGCGCTTCGTGCGGCCCGAGAGCGTGGTGTTGTCGTCCGTGCATCCGTGTACCTCGACGACGGTCAAGAGCCTGACGAGGAGTTCGACCCAAACGGAGTCATCTCTGAACTGCGGGCGTGTACTATCCCGGGGCCGTTCCTCGTCGTCATCGACCGACATCGGACGTGTTTCGCACCGAACACGCGTTCAGACGAGGACTACGGTGTTCTCGTCTACGACCGTATCCTTCCGTTCGTGTTTCACTGGTACTACCTGACGTGCCTGTGGAACCACTACCCAACGGTCTATGTGGACGAGCGCGACCGATTCACCTACGTCACCATCGAGGAACTCATTCGAGATTGTTTACCTCTCTGGGACGAGGGGTACAATCTCGGTGTCGTCGTCGAAGGAATCGACCTCTCGACCGACACCGAAGTCACCGTCGAAGGGACTGTCACCGACGTTTCGTTCCACGAAGACTACCGTCGATGGTCGCGTGTAACACTATCAGACCTCGCGTCGTACAAGAGCATCGCACTCGACACAGACGACGGCATCGTCGTCGTCGGGGGATGGGGCGCAGTGTTCGAAGACATCGAGATGCGGACGGTCTCACTGGTCGATATCGACCTCGGAGAGACGCTGCAGACCATGTGA
- a CDS encoding electron transfer flavoprotein subunit alpha/FixB family protein: protein MSDVLVVAEHRQGSLREVSFELVTAGRELASESGGHLDVAVIGGDIDSFAEELSLDGVHQIHTVDYGEEFNHDVYTQAVTQLHEAVDPTVLLLPNSVNGLDYAPAVATRLGLPYVSDVVEVEWGDDGLEAVRERFGGKVETVVGVDDDAAVVTVRPGEYSPTDSDGDAPVEPFDAVIETDAIVTAVLGFEAVAGGDVDITEADVLVSVGRGIEEEENLDLIFDLAEALDATVSASRPVVDDGWLEKGRQVGQSGKVVTPDVYLAIGISGAVQHVAGMKGAETIVAINTDPNAPIFDIADYGVVDDLFDVVPELIAQFE, encoded by the coding sequence ATGAGTGACGTACTCGTCGTCGCGGAACACCGACAAGGTTCGCTTCGTGAGGTGAGCTTCGAACTCGTCACCGCCGGTCGAGAACTAGCTTCCGAGAGTGGCGGACACCTCGATGTCGCGGTCATCGGTGGCGATATCGACTCGTTCGCCGAGGAACTCTCTCTGGACGGTGTCCACCAGATTCACACCGTCGACTATGGCGAAGAGTTCAACCACGACGTCTACACACAGGCAGTGACGCAGTTGCACGAGGCAGTTGACCCGACGGTTCTCCTCCTCCCGAACTCGGTAAACGGACTCGACTACGCGCCTGCGGTTGCGACCCGACTCGGCCTTCCGTACGTCAGCGACGTCGTCGAAGTCGAGTGGGGTGACGATGGTCTCGAAGCCGTCCGTGAGCGTTTCGGCGGCAAAGTCGAGACAGTGGTCGGTGTCGACGACGATGCAGCAGTGGTCACGGTCCGCCCAGGTGAGTACTCTCCTACGGATTCCGACGGCGACGCGCCGGTGGAGCCCTTCGACGCAGTAATCGAAACAGACGCTATCGTCACCGCTGTCCTCGGGTTCGAAGCAGTCGCTGGCGGAGATGTCGATATCACTGAAGCGGACGTCCTCGTGAGTGTCGGGCGCGGTATCGAAGAAGAGGAGAACCTCGACTTGATATTCGACCTCGCAGAGGCACTCGACGCCACCGTCTCGGCATCGCGACCGGTCGTCGACGATGGCTGGCTCGAAAAGGGTCGTCAGGTCGGCCAGTCCGGAAAAGTCGTCACGCCGGACGTCTACCTCGCTATTGGTATCTCCGGTGCAGTCCAGCACGTCGCCGGGATGAAGGGCGCTGAAACGATTGTCGCCATCAACACCGACCCCAATGCACCAATCTTCGACATCGCGGATTATGGGGTCGTCGACGACCTGTTCGACGTCGTTCCGGAACTCATCGCACAGTTCGAGTAG
- a CDS encoding thioredoxin family protein: protein MDGNTVVSLLDEGVIREASTGDIELGTEFLETVDGWLVDRDLSTAGELGTGIDEHVSSPVVRNILETHGTQEASLLAVFRALSDYLPSSDEASRLQLSVFLTQLMRGLPSGDGTPANFFPIDANLLPVALDAFDKAVVYVWREDCPPCDLMRDDLGTIGENREGVALFSVYGPEWKESLNDQFEVVGAPTTLFVTDGTVDSRLHGAHYPEVITEELEKTLSS, encoded by the coding sequence ATGGACGGAAACACCGTAGTAAGTCTGTTAGACGAGGGTGTAATTCGGGAAGCTTCGACCGGTGACATCGAACTAGGCACTGAGTTTCTGGAGACAGTCGATGGATGGTTGGTTGACAGAGACCTGAGTACGGCCGGTGAACTCGGAACGGGTATCGACGAGCACGTCTCGTCTCCGGTCGTACGGAACATCCTCGAAACACACGGAACGCAGGAGGCCTCGTTGCTGGCCGTTTTCCGTGCGCTGAGTGACTACCTCCCGTCCTCCGACGAAGCGTCGCGTCTTCAGTTGTCGGTCTTCTTGACCCAGTTGATGCGGGGGTTACCATCGGGCGATGGAACTCCGGCGAATTTCTTCCCAATCGACGCCAACTTGCTTCCCGTCGCCCTCGATGCCTTCGACAAGGCGGTGGTGTACGTCTGGCGGGAAGACTGCCCACCCTGTGACCTCATGCGGGACGACCTTGGGACGATCGGTGAGAATCGCGAGGGGGTTGCACTGTTCTCTGTCTACGGTCCTGAGTGGAAAGAATCGCTCAACGACCAGTTCGAGGTGGTCGGCGCACCGACGACGCTCTTTGTCACGGATGGGACGGTCGACTCTCGACTGCACGGTGCGCACTATCCAGAGGTTATCACTGAAGAACTCGAAAAGACGCTCTCGTCGTAA
- a CDS encoding ABC transporter ATP-binding protein — translation MTEPLLEFRDVTIQYQTNRGPITAVSGASFSIEQGEFSGLVGESGSGKSTLVKSVIGGLDSNGSVTSGKILYKGEEIQDYTEAELNKHIRWKEISYIPQSSMNSLDPLQRVSEQALDIASVHSDLSKAEALERFRELFEIVGLSPDRIDDYPHQFSGGMQQRAITALALFLDPALIIADEPTTALDVIMQDQIFKYLDRVKASTDTSMLLITHDISVVFESCEQIAVLHGGQVCESGSVEDVYRNPTHPYTVLLQRAFPDIRYPDRQLEIIEGHPPEQLGEVTECSFVDRCPWAVDECHEHPPSLDGVADSTQSHQSACYRNDEMRELKGELVELAGLTDGGERND, via the coding sequence ATGACAGAACCATTACTCGAATTCCGAGACGTAACGATCCAATACCAGACGAACCGGGGACCAATCACTGCAGTTTCCGGTGCCTCGTTCAGTATCGAACAAGGGGAGTTCTCCGGGCTCGTCGGTGAGTCCGGAAGTGGAAAAAGCACGCTCGTGAAGTCAGTCATCGGCGGGCTCGACTCGAATGGCAGTGTCACATCGGGCAAAATCCTGTACAAGGGTGAAGAGATTCAAGATTACACCGAAGCCGAACTGAACAAACACATCCGCTGGAAGGAAATCTCGTACATCCCACAGAGCTCGATGAACAGTCTGGACCCACTCCAGCGTGTGAGCGAACAGGCGCTCGATATCGCCAGCGTCCACTCTGACCTCTCGAAGGCGGAGGCACTCGAGCGCTTCAGAGAACTGTTCGAAATCGTCGGCCTGTCACCCGATAGAATCGACGACTACCCACACCAGTTCTCTGGTGGGATGCAACAACGAGCGATCACTGCACTGGCGCTGTTCTTAGATCCTGCGCTCATCATCGCAGACGAACCAACAACCGCGCTGGACGTAATCATGCAGGATCAAATCTTCAAGTATCTCGACCGGGTGAAAGCCAGCACCGACACGAGCATGTTACTCATCACCCACGACATCAGCGTCGTGTTCGAGTCGTGTGAGCAGATAGCCGTCTTGCACGGTGGCCAAGTCTGTGAGAGTGGGTCGGTCGAAGACGTCTATCGGAATCCGACGCATCCGTACACGGTTCTCCTCCAGCGTGCGTTCCCCGACATCCGATATCCGGACAGACAACTCGAGATTATCGAAGGACATCCGCCAGAACAACTGGGAGAAGTCACTGAGTGCTCGTTCGTCGACCGATGTCCATGGGCTGTCGATGAATGCCATGAACACCCACCATCGCTCGATGGCGTGGCTGATTCCACTCAAAGCCATCAGTCAGCGTGTTATCGGAACGACGAGATGAGGGAGTTAAAAGGCGAGTTAGTGGAACTCGCGGGACTCACAGATGGAGGCGAACGAAATGACTGA
- a CDS encoding electron transfer flavoprotein subunit beta/FixA family protein has product MKVLVTAKQVATVDDDFEVGADGVDEAFLEYDLNEWDEYAVEAGVSFAEQCDDDVEVVSVTIGPEQSEETIRMVLAKGVDRAIRVWDDELDEGALHDVETKATLLEAVAERESPDLVLTGVQASDDGLGATGVALAAKLDVAWAAVANALEIDEDACTAHVRRELEGGIEEVTDVTLPGVLTIQTGINEPRYASLRGIRQAQTKEILALDLADLDVDPAVLKRRLSVKSTRVPEATDTATLFEGEPDETAAKLAEMLRDEGVTAE; this is encoded by the coding sequence GTGAAAGTCCTTGTCACAGCGAAGCAAGTGGCAACCGTCGACGACGACTTCGAAGTCGGAGCCGACGGTGTCGACGAAGCGTTCCTCGAGTACGACCTCAACGAGTGGGACGAGTACGCCGTAGAAGCGGGTGTCTCGTTCGCCGAACAGTGCGACGACGATGTCGAAGTCGTCAGCGTCACTATCGGCCCAGAGCAGTCAGAAGAGACGATACGGATGGTGCTCGCGAAAGGCGTCGACCGCGCAATTCGGGTCTGGGACGACGAACTCGACGAAGGTGCGCTCCACGATGTCGAGACCAAAGCGACGCTTCTCGAAGCAGTCGCGGAACGAGAGTCACCAGACCTCGTGCTCACTGGCGTTCAGGCGAGCGACGATGGCCTCGGTGCGACTGGGGTTGCACTTGCCGCCAAGCTGGACGTCGCTTGGGCGGCCGTCGCCAACGCTCTCGAAATCGACGAAGACGCTTGCACTGCACACGTCCGTCGAGAGTTGGAAGGTGGCATCGAGGAAGTGACCGACGTGACGTTACCCGGTGTACTGACCATTCAGACCGGAATCAACGAACCTCGGTACGCAAGCCTTCGTGGAATTCGGCAGGCACAAACGAAAGAGATTCTGGCGCTCGACCTTGCTGACCTCGATGTCGACCCTGCGGTATTGAAGCGACGGCTCTCCGTAAAGTCGACGCGCGTTCCTGAGGCGACTGACACGGCGACGCTCTTCGAAGGAGAACCGGACGAGACGGCAGCCAAACTTGCAGAGATGCTTCGTGATGAGGGGGTGACCGCAGAATGA
- the solA gene encoding N-methyl-L-tryptophan oxidase encodes MSATSYDTIVVGVGGMGSAAVYQLAKRGVDVLGVERYDIPHSRGSSHGDTRIFRLTQPEHPEYVPLAQRAHELWRTLETESGTDLLTKTGSVHAGPQGGRMVEDAVRSCEVHDIDYELLTGEALNERFPGYNLPEEHHAVYQPDGGFLACERAITTHVKQALKHGATVRAREAVENIDIDESSVTVNTTRGTYTADNLVLAAGAWAGSHLDFLADLLTPQRRVLGWFHPTEPAHYRPENFPVFSIDVPEGSCYGFPVFERPGFKIGVTPKSPEAIDPDEWNEEPTLDDEQRLRRFPERYFPGAVGETMRLASCIVTYSHDGHFYLDTHPEYPHVSVAAGFTGHGYKFCSVVGEVLADFATKGDTENPISVHQFDGRL; translated from the coding sequence ATGTCTGCGACCTCATATGACACAATTGTCGTCGGAGTCGGTGGGATGGGTAGTGCGGCGGTCTACCAGTTGGCCAAACGTGGTGTTGACGTCCTCGGGGTCGAGCGCTACGACATCCCCCACAGTCGGGGGTCCTCGCATGGGGATACACGAATATTCCGACTAACCCAACCCGAACATCCGGAGTATGTCCCACTCGCACAACGAGCGCACGAACTCTGGCGGACGCTGGAAACGGAGTCAGGGACAGACCTACTGACGAAGACCGGGTCAGTCCACGCTGGACCGCAGGGAGGACGCATGGTCGAAGATGCTGTTCGGTCGTGCGAGGTCCACGATATCGACTACGAACTGTTGACCGGGGAAGCACTCAACGAGCGATTCCCGGGCTACAACCTCCCCGAAGAACATCATGCAGTGTATCAGCCAGACGGTGGCTTTCTGGCTTGTGAACGAGCGATTACCACCCACGTGAAACAGGCATTGAAGCACGGGGCGACAGTTCGTGCACGTGAAGCAGTCGAGAACATCGACATCGACGAATCCAGTGTCACCGTGAACACGACTCGTGGCACGTACACTGCAGACAATCTCGTCCTCGCTGCGGGTGCGTGGGCTGGGTCACACCTCGACTTCCTCGCAGACTTGTTGACGCCACAACGTCGCGTCTTGGGGTGGTTTCATCCTACGGAGCCAGCGCACTACCGTCCAGAGAACTTCCCGGTGTTCAGCATCGACGTACCAGAAGGGAGTTGCTACGGATTCCCCGTGTTCGAGAGACCGGGGTTCAAAATCGGCGTGACACCGAAGTCTCCCGAAGCAATAGACCCCGACGAGTGGAACGAAGAACCGACACTCGACGACGAGCAACGACTGCGGCGGTTCCCGGAGAGATACTTCCCGGGTGCGGTGGGCGAGACGATGAGGCTCGCGTCCTGTATCGTCACCTACTCGCACGACGGACATTTTTACCTCGACACTCACCCCGAGTACCCACACGTATCGGTCGCTGCTGGCTTCACCGGTCACGGATACAAGTTTTGTAGCGTCGTTGGTGAGGTGTTAGCTGATTTCGCGACAAAGGGAGACACCGAGAACCCGATCAGTGTCCACCAATTCGACGGCCGACTGTAG
- a CDS encoding class I SAM-dependent methyltransferase produces the protein MDPDENHRGWAERSGDFSPAYYAEIGPNEVSETLATVFDLYVSDDANILEVGCSSGRHLAHLLDHGYENLTGIDLNDESFDVMAEYFPELAETGTFHTGAIEELVPEFDDNQFDVVYSVETLQHVHPDDTWVFEELARVSSDLLITAENEGNSPHRGREGAEVSYVNDDFPLFHRNWKQVFSQLGLAQLLKEPGKRDTVRVFRVL, from the coding sequence ATGGACCCGGATGAGAACCACCGTGGGTGGGCCGAACGCTCGGGAGACTTCTCTCCTGCGTACTACGCCGAGATTGGACCAAACGAGGTGAGCGAGACACTCGCGACGGTCTTCGACCTCTACGTGAGCGACGACGCCAACATCCTCGAAGTTGGGTGCAGTTCTGGCCGCCACCTCGCCCACCTTCTCGACCACGGCTACGAGAACCTCACTGGCATCGACCTCAACGACGAGTCGTTCGACGTGATGGCAGAGTACTTCCCTGAACTCGCCGAGACGGGGACGTTCCACACGGGTGCCATCGAAGAACTCGTCCCCGAATTCGACGATAACCAGTTCGACGTCGTCTACTCGGTCGAAACGCTCCAGCACGTCCACCCTGACGACACGTGGGTCTTCGAGGAGTTAGCTCGCGTCTCTTCTGACCTGCTCATCACCGCGGAGAACGAAGGAAACAGCCCACACCGCGGTCGAGAGGGTGCAGAAGTGAGCTACGTCAACGACGACTTCCCGCTGTTTCATCGTAACTGGAAGCAGGTGTTCTCGCAACTCGGCCTCGCCCAACTGCTCAAAGAACCGGGCAAGCGCGATACGGTTCGCGTGTTTCGGGTTCTCTGA
- a CDS encoding ABC transporter ATP-binding protein — protein MTETPVLEIRNLKKYFNRKEGFISSLLGTTKKPIRAVDDVSIELRENEVQGIIGESGCGKSTLLKTVIGLNDPTGGDIVYKGKRLADFSQDDWKEFRKNVQIIFQNPFESLDPKFTVRESLAEPLNIHGIDYSEERIHEALERVQLNPPQKYLDRLPKQLSGGEKQRVSIARAIIVEPDVILADEPVSMLDVSTQAAILRLLSDLTEDLGLSMMYISHDLSTVSDICDQIHVMYLGRVVESAPTNQILDNPMHPYSQALIQAIPIPDPFHDRPRTRLEGSPPSPEELEEGCRFKDRCPDRMPRCDTAPKTVEAEPEQFTACHLHYEESNVQPNADAPVQQGNQL, from the coding sequence ATGACTGAGACACCGGTGTTAGAGATACGGAATCTGAAGAAATACTTCAATCGGAAAGAGGGGTTCATCAGTTCACTCCTCGGGACCACGAAGAAACCAATACGGGCGGTCGACGATGTCTCGATCGAGCTGAGAGAAAACGAGGTCCAAGGAATCATCGGTGAGAGTGGCTGTGGAAAGAGTACGCTCCTGAAGACGGTTATCGGCCTCAACGACCCCACTGGCGGAGATATCGTCTACAAGGGGAAGCGCCTCGCAGACTTCTCACAGGACGATTGGAAGGAGTTCAGGAAGAACGTCCAGATAATCTTCCAAAACCCGTTCGAATCGCTCGATCCGAAGTTCACGGTGCGCGAGTCGCTCGCCGAGCCGTTGAACATACACGGCATCGACTACTCCGAAGAACGAATTCACGAAGCCCTCGAGCGTGTCCAACTAAACCCTCCACAGAAGTATCTCGACCGGCTTCCGAAGCAACTGAGTGGTGGTGAGAAACAGCGGGTCTCGATTGCGAGGGCGATAATCGTCGAACCAGACGTCATCCTCGCCGACGAACCAGTCTCGATGCTCGACGTGTCGACACAGGCGGCGATTCTCAGACTGTTGTCTGACCTCACCGAAGACCTGGGACTCTCGATGATGTACATCTCACACGACCTTTCGACGGTCTCTGACATTTGCGATCAGATTCACGTGATGTACTTGGGGCGTGTCGTAGAGAGTGCACCGACGAATCAGATACTGGACAACCCGATGCACCCGTACTCACAGGCGCTCATCCAGGCGATCCCGATTCCAGACCCCTTCCACGACCGGCCTCGAACGCGATTGGAAGGGAGTCCACCGAGCCCAGAGGAACTCGAAGAAGGGTGCCGGTTCAAAGACCGGTGTCCAGACCGAATGCCGAGATGTGATACCGCACCGAAAACAGTCGAAGCAGAACCTGAACAGTTCACCGCATGCCACCTACATTACGAAGAATCAAACGTTCAGCCGAACGCAGACGCACCAGTCCAACAGGGGAACCAACTATGA